The Ictalurus furcatus strain D&B chromosome 23, Billie_1.0, whole genome shotgun sequence genome includes the window tgtaatgtatatgtgattaataaagacttgtTATCATTATACATAACATTGGCCCAAAGTTGGCAAAAGGAGCACTTTTAATAACAACCATACCAAAGTTGGCACAATGCTGGTCCAACATTGGCAAAAGGAGCACTTTTCATAACAATCCTGCCAATGGTGGGCCAAAGTGATCTTAAAGGTGGCTGAAAATCTATTGGCCCTGGTGGCCCAATGGACAAGTTGCACAACCTTTACTAATAATGACATGCATAATTATAAAGCAGCTagaatatttattaacataaaagAACAGCATAAATGTCATCATTAGATGCCTCAAGTAAAATCCATCAATcgatccatccacccatttcccatcctgcttatcctacagagggtcacgggggagcctggagcctctcAGGTAGTCAGTAATATATGAAATTACTTCTGAGTCACCATGGTAATATAGTAGATGATTTCTCTAATTGAGCAAATGCCGGAGTCTTCCTTTTAACATTTGGCAAGCTCTAAACTATTAAATGCTAGCCAATGGAGAATGAAAACTCCGTCCAAATGTCCTGATCAATATCCTGACTCTGGAAACGCACTTGAGTTTCTGAagcaaatttattacaaataaaaagaaatctcaagtagatgtatttttattcaaCATCTAGTCTTTCCATAAGACTGTAAATAACAAATTTACTATTCGGAACGTGTCGACATGTGAGGACTTGACTCAGCTCTTGCTGTGATGAACAAAGTGCTCCTTGTTTTGTAACCAGCGTGCACATTGAGCACCGATGCTGCTCTTCAGACTGGAATACTGATTAAGTGCTTTCCACAACTATGTACTATTTCTAAAGGGTAGTACTGAGCTCCTATGCAGAGGTGCTAACATTGCTAAGAAGAAAATCCGGAGATCCAATTTTATCACAAAATGATATGTGATATGATGATATGTAtgatcacgttttttttttatttatttttttttagacgtaCCACAAGCAACAGTAAGAAAATGCTGGGGGCTGCCTATGAAGGACaatttgaattattattcaaAGAAAGAACCACAAATCACaacaatgtttttaatgtacctgttattttataaagcatgcAAAAACAAGATTATCCTTACAGTAACGATTACACTGTTAAGACTCAGAAACACAACAGCTAATCAGCGTAACATTAACCACAACAGTTAAAAAGATTTAATCTATCTCTGCAAGTATCACATCCACTATTTTTGGGCTCACATGCAAGTCTATTCCAGTGattaaaatgaatcacattcCATATTTATTGATGACTTCCTTGGCCTTGGTGATGTAGGCAGTCATGGCATCTTCTGTAGACATGcctgtaaaataaaaaggtgaAGGCTTGAACATTTCAGAGCAAATTACACAGCGTAAAGGATCAGCCATGACGACCATTTTTCAAAGCAGTCATGCAGTAGGGTAAGTAGATGCTATAAACCAAGTGTAAAATTCCTCTGAACATTGTCAGAATTGCAGCCAAATGATTAATAAGAAGCTAAATGAACGTGTTACAATATGTACAAAGTGCATTGCAGGAATTCAGTACCTTTCCTGGAATTCCAAGCATCCCATTTTGCTTTTCCTTTCACATCCAACATTCCTGGTGCATCTGCATTAAAAAGACACTTTCTTCTATatttaggaattttttttttagatataaggctgatatacagtataacggATCAGATTTAAGGTACTGATGCTTAACTGTCATTACCGATATTAATGTCCCCAGCAATAACCTGCTTGTAGAGGCCATACAGATCCAGTAGCTCCTGGTCAGATGGCCGGCTTTTCACCTGTTTTACATCTGCTGCAATCTTGTCAAACTCTGCCTGGAAAAAACCccaagtgtatatatatatatatatatatatatatatatatatatatatatatatatatatatatatatatatatgtgtgtgtgtgtgtgtgtgtgtatgtatatacacacacacacacatatatatatatatatttatatacacatacatatatatacatatacacacatatatgtattttttttctcactacAACTACTCCTGGCTTCATTATGCTTTCTGAAGGCATGAGTtgtattaatgtaaaaaaaaaagaagaaaaaagaagaaaaaaaagaaaaagcatgttAATGAATGCCCTTACATTGTTCTTTAGTTAAATCTGTTAGTTAAATGCACACTGGGTAAACTAATCCAGCCTATGAATATCTGACCTATTTTCTCCATGAATTTGGTCCCACTAAGCCCGCTATTAATCAGTGGTCATTATTCCTCTACCCGAGACAGCCTATTGTTCAGCTAACGACTAACAAATGGCTGTGCATGCCAATCGAAACTCCCCTTGTAACCACACAATCATGCAGTGAATTACAAAGAAGCACGAACCCACCGACCTCCAAGTCCAACTTAAAGGGGAAGATCAAACTGGATTGCATCTCTCAGGTTCAGTCCTGGGAACTCATCACCGTACACTTCATGTTGTCCCTATTTCATGCTAGGTATTTGCGACTTTTCATGTTTACTAAACGACCAGTAATTTTTTGAAAAAGTAGTTGATTAGTCGTCTTTTCCATAGATATGGCAAAAACTGATccatgatatttttgtctattgGCTAATGGTTAGAAGGTTATATTATTAGTGCAGTTAAATGCTGATAACCAACAGCAAAGAACaaaccattaacatttaacatccATACACAGGCTACAAATTACATTTCCAGCTTCAATGCTTTCTAAGACAATGCTGTtaatgatgtaaataaataGAGCTATGAAATAGCTTTTACGCAACGTACACAGTCTgataataatctctctctctctttacctccctctccctccttctgtcatgccacacatgattttatggagatgccagtgatcctgaccctttctgctctccggacctgtctgatccatcctgatgccctacctctggatggagctctcatcaactggaggctacagcctggagattgctttgGATGgtactgcttgaagtaccatgaaatggtttttggtctcaattccacatggacattctcgctgtggttgctgggactacggttgctactatgCCCTTGGGACTGCATTTACAACACGCAGTTTtccactcaagtctcctttagtgaacagtgcaCTAGTTAACAAAcaaacttcatgtaaaaaccataatgaactttcctttactctcacactatccgttgttacccagatgaggatgggttcccttctgagtctggttcctctcaaggtttcttcctcatatcatcttaaggagtttttcctcgccaccagctcgctcaatagggataaatccacacacttaaaatctgtatcctgtgtttatacatttctgtaaagctgctttgagacaatgtccatcgttaaaagcgctatacaaatcaaattgaattgaaataaattgatttaaaaaataaatctgtgtatcaTATTGGACGCTTTGAGGATTTCTTAAAATGCACTCGTACAGCGCAGCGTGGAAGCTCATGTCCATCAACAGAGCCCTCCTTACAGCACCACCCTTCTTTACATGGAGGAGCATCTTTACAGGTTTTTACAGCTTGATAATGGCTTGGGAGTTGAAACATCATGTTAAACTACAGTCTTCATGAGCGGGTGGGAGTGggataaagataaaaaaaagaataaatcagTCCCATGCTCACCTTTACTCCTCATACCAAGTGATATTGTTCCATtaaatcaaaagaaaataaaaagactttGCCCACTGCAGTCATTCACAATTTGTGGTTAACTGTAGAATTAGTTTGATCTActttgaaatattttcagattAACAAAGTAAttggattgttgttgttttttccaccACCCTGACTAATTGACATTCCAACAGTGGTGACTCGTGAATGTAGTAGTTGACTGGTTGGCTAGTCTACGCAACTCCTACATCATAATTGTTCCAGCTTCTCAGAATCTTTGTGTTTAGCCTTGTTTGGACATCcagccactcaggtgcttgtttTGTGAGATTGGACTACTGTAACTCTCTCCTGGCAGATCTCCTGCGCACCATCTGACATTGgcactgatccagaatgcactTGAACTTGTTTTCAACCTAGCCAAGTTCCCTCACCGCACTGCGGCGtaccctccactggcttcctgtagaaATCCGTGTCAGAtttaaacactgatgcttgcctacaaagccaaaaagtAACCAGGGCCCACCTTCCTTAATCACACCCCACTCCCTTTGTGCCTCAGGTAGACGCTCATAAAGACTCGTCTCTGTCCTGGCACTCATCACATGGTGATGGAATGAACCATCCCCGgatgtccgaacagctgagtcagAGTCCATCTTCGATCAAAGACTCAAAACCCACCTCTTCATCGAGCACTTGAATGAACACTTTTACAGTACTTTTaatccctgacctagtgaactagtaTGAGGACATGTTCTTAGTACTTTTTTCCTCTGTCTCCTTGTCCCCCATGAGTCATGATGATGCAAAcggacaaaaacaaacatcttaCGAGCTTTGAACACCTCATATAACACTGGAATAAAGTCAGTTTGTCGTTGGATGTTCGGTATAAATgcagaaattaagggaccgtctctaaagttacatacgacattgttaaacatgtttctaacttcaatagcatttgaagggaatgacttacagtcacacaaccaactgtaaagtgttcatctaagTGTCAGCAATGATgtacaccttttagattttttatatttattcaaataaactattaaatcatatataaataatgccatgcattttattacagactgtaagtcattcccttcaaacgctattgaagttagaaacgtgtttaacaaatgtcgtatgtaactttagagacggtcccttaatttcagCAGATCtacgaatatcgaacgtccaacgtcaagccaactttattccagtttatATAACATCCAGCTTCTTGCAAAATCCTGATCCTGCAATTTTGTAAGACGTATTAAACCTTCCTGCAATAAATAATCGCAGAACAGCACCTGCAGCACGATAACATtataggaagaaagaaaaaaaaacattctatgCGAATGTTTATTGTTACAGAACGATATAAATGCATTCTGCACGATATTATAAAGCATGAGAGCTCACCTGCAGCATTTTCTCAGTCAGGTGCGTTTATTGCTCTGTGCGCGCGCAGATCTGATGATGAATCACAAAGTGCGCTCGAGCTGAGCTGCCGCGAGCCAGAGTgggagcgagcgagcgagcgctgattggctgaggaaaaaaaaaaaccgcagcGCGTTCAGTAGCGCAGTAGTCAGTcagcatttcaaaataaaagttagGCAACGCGCATGGACATGATCCAGCACATGTACACGAGTGCGCTAAGGTGTACAACTTttatgaataaacacacaatttgTACATCTTAGCGCACTCATTCACATGtgctaaatcacacacacacacacacacacacatatatatatatatatatatatatatatatatacacacacacatacatatatatatgtatatatacatatatatatatacacacacacatacatatatatatgtatatatacatatatatatatatatatatacatatatatatatatatatatacatatatatatacacacatatatatatacacacatatatatatatacacacatatatatacatatatatatatatatatatatatatatatatatacacatatatatatatacatacatacatacatatatgtgtgtgtgtgtgtgtgaaatagtCCAATCAACACGTTAAGATTTAACTAATACaaaatgttaaaagaaaatcaaatgATAAAAGGATAAGGCTCAGtggtttttgcaccattctgtgtaaactctagagactgttgtgtgtgaaaatctcagcaCTTTATGaaaaactcaaaccagcccatctggcaccaacaaccatgctgcggtcaaagtcacagagatcacatttttcaccctactgatgtttgatgtgaacaataactgaagctcttgatcttatgtattgtgctgctgccacatgattggttgattttaTAACTGCAtcaatgagcaggtgtacaggtgttcctattataGTGGACAGTGAGCGTAGAATACAGTGAGTGTAGAATCACGATAAATAAAGTTCTTCAGTGTCCTATTCATCAGCTacctggtgtgtgaatgtgtgtaaaaaaaaacttttctagCCAGGTACCCCTTTAAACTGAGCACAGATTTATTGTCTGAACATAATCCACCAATTCCTGACCGTGAactttccaccaacagaacacattaggtccaagtttACAGTCTTgtatttgagttattgaggtttggaatAAAATCATTCAATTCAAGCCACCAGTCAAAAAAGTTAATAATTGTAAGGACTCAATAATAATTTGTGCTAAAAATTTAACAACTAAATAATCAGGGACCCTCTGATTATGAATTCATAGACCCCACTCTGACAACCACTAGTGTAAATGATGAAGTGAATTTTAAGGTGAGataatgatgttctttttaaaaaatgcatgcaaGCAGTTACATTTGTGtagcattcattcattagttCATCAAAACCTATTATatctccatctatccattttctgtaccgcttatcctacacaaggtcaagAGGGGgccctggagcctaccccaggaaATTTGGGGTACACTCTAGACGAATGCCACcccatcacatggcacaatcacacacacattcgcacacatttggaaatgccaatggAGGAAACCGGtatacccaaaggaaacccctgaagcatggggcaAACTTGGGATTTGCACCCCCAACcgtggaggtgcgaggcaagcatgctaatcactaagctaGTGTATTATAGAACTACATGAGCCAGACTAACATTACCAATCCTGTGTTGTAGGACAGTCAAACAGCAGTGAACAGCAAGTGCAGTTCAAATGTCAAACGATTAATAACTCTTAAATGGGTTAATataacaaccaccaccaccatcaccacgaCCCTTCCCCTGATGTCACGCTGTATTTATTAAACTGCATTAAACCAACTAAACAGCAGGCGGCGCCAATACTTTAATACAAAGCGTTTACACCTCAATGTTAATGCGGCGATCTGCTGCCCACACtgcagtccagtaggtggcggtaatgcacctttaagttGGTCtgccaaccgccattaaaaaCCAAAAGAAGAGCACCAAAACAAATATGGTCGCCTCCATAATCCACTCACACGCTGCAGCTTCAGAGAAAACGCGGTCTGTGCCAGGTTTTGATGTGGGACGGAAGAATAAAGAGCTCACCGCTGCAGCTATTTTGAAACGATATTAAAGCAAACGTTTATAGCTTGGCTGCAGAGCAGGATGGCCACACCGGGGAAAGCCacgaagaaggagaagaagaaaatggtCCCAGTGAAAACGTCTCTTAACAACCCGTACAACTTAAAGTGGAAGCCGTTAGAAAAGGGAAACGCGCGATTCATCCTGAAAACGGTGACGGAGAAACTCAGCTCGCTCGAGCTCAGAAAACGACACGTGAAAGTTTTTCGAAAGTGGCGAAGCAAAAGAAAAGCCAAGAAAGGAAACTCTGATTCAATGGACACCAGTGAACCGACTCAGGAGTCACAGGAGCGAGGCTGCTCAGATTCAGTGGACACCAATGAACCGGCTCAGGAGTCACAGGAGCGAGGCTGCTCAGATTCAGTGGACACCAATGAACCGACTCAGGAATCACAGGAGCGAGGCTGGACCGATAAGCGCGTGAGGAGCGAGCTCGCCATCGGCATCAACGAGGTGACTAAAGGCCTGGAGAAGAACGAGCTCGGCCTGGTGCTGGTGTGTGACTCGGTGAAACCCGCCCACATGACGACCCATCTCATCTCACTGAGTCAAACCCGCTCGGTTCCTGCGTGCCAGGTCCCGGGTCTGAGCGCGAGTCTCGCGGGATCTCTTGGTCTCAGCAGCGTGCTTGCGCTCGGCTTCAAACGCCAAAGCGACGCGTTCGCCGATACAATCGCGGCCCTCGCGCCCAAAGTGCCGCCGCTGGGCGTGGCTTGGGTGCCTACAGGGACGGGCACGTCTGAACCGGAAGTGGTCCAGGTATCAGGAGAACCCGAGCAGCAGCTTGAAGACACGGAACCGGGgagggggagaaaaagaaaactggaGGATTCCCCTGAAGTTAAGAAGGACCAGGTCACTTTACTGCAACCTCTTAAAGTGAAGAAAATCATCCCAAATCCTTCAAAAATCCGGAAACCGAAGATAAAGAAAGCAAAGCAGAAGTGATCATTAGTTCAGGGGGTTTTAGAGGTCACCTAACCAGAACATTTTTCAACTCCTGGACTATTTATGGCCTCCTGTGACCAAAAATCCTGCAGAAATTTCATGATGCATGATGTCACAATATTTAATTTTGCTTACAAATTGGCAGTGAAATAGTGATGCCATCTTATgtgaaatgactttttttttttttaagtcactgAAAATGTTGTGTGTACACAAATCCAATTTCCAAAATCCAGTGAAGTTGAGAATAGAAAACAAACCTCCTCAGTGCATCATGCTTATCCTTATCCTTATCATTTACTAACTGTattaaacacttcagaacaCACTTAAAGAAATTATACCACTTCTTTTGAGATTGAGTGAACGAGAGTTGTTACAGGTTCagatgaattttattttattcaaataatcCATGCTGGTATTCATCGACGCATCTTTAAACAATCAGATATTCAGGTGGCCACCGTGTTTGACATGGTGCTGGTACAATTGATCTTTTAAGTTCATTTGAAGTTCACACAACCTGCAATggagtttaataaaaatcttcagAGAAAGCTGAGGGTCATTTCAAAACTACAtcaggaattttaaaaaaagacctcGTAAATAAGGCAAGTACTTTGGGTGACTTtcatgaagggggggggggggggagggagatcATGCTCGGTTCATACAGCAAGCTTCAGgactgcatatacacacacgcgcacacacacacacacacacacattcgcaaaAAGCAACCTGGCTTTGAGAATAAGCATCTGATTTAAAATGTGAGCTTATTGTCTACTTCTTTTTAAGATTGTAATTTGGATGTGCTTTGAAGGTCTGTAGACACTGATACATATGTCTTTTATAAGAGAAGCAGGAACACAAAGGCGTTTtctactgtataaaaaaaatcattaatgtttttttaaagtcccATGTCACAGCACTTAAATCAAGTCATGAGCAAATTTTCAGCTGCGTATAACCAGAAGTGCAGGGAAAGCCGAGCTAGAAAGACTGCGCCATCATCAAAGTGATGATGCGCATGTGATTGTTCGTCTTGTCTGCTTc containing:
- the acbd7 gene encoding acyl-CoA-binding domain-containing protein 7 isoform X2, with the protein product MQSSLIFPFKLDLEAEFDKIAADVKQVKSRPSDQELLDLYGLYKQVIAGDINIDAPGMLDVKGKAKWDAWNSRKGMSTEDAMTAYITKAKEVINKYGM
- the acbd7 gene encoding acyl-CoA-binding domain-containing protein 7 isoform X1, whose amino-acid sequence is MFVFVRLHHHDSWGTRRQRKKVLRTCPHTSSLEFDKIAADVKQVKSRPSDQELLDLYGLYKQVIAGDINIDAPGMLDVKGKAKWDAWNSRKGMSTEDAMTAYITKAKEVINKYGM
- the rpp38 gene encoding ribonuclease P protein subunit p38; amino-acid sequence: MATPGKATKKEKKKMVPVKTSLNNPYNLKWKPLEKGNARFILKTVTEKLSSLELRKRHVKVFRKWRSKRKAKKGNSDSMDTSEPTQESQERGCSDSVDTNEPAQESQERGCSDSVDTNEPTQESQERGWTDKRVRSELAIGINEVTKGLEKNELGLVLVCDSVKPAHMTTHLISLSQTRSVPACQVPGLSASLAGSLGLSSVLALGFKRQSDAFADTIAALAPKVPPLGVAWVPTGTGTSEPEVVQVSGEPEQQLEDTEPGRGRKRKLEDSPEVKKDQVTLLQPLKVKKIIPNPSKIRKPKIKKAKQK
- the acbd7 gene encoding acyl-CoA-binding domain-containing protein 7 isoform X3 yields the protein MLQAEFDKIAADVKQVKSRPSDQELLDLYGLYKQVIAGDINIDAPGMLDVKGKAKWDAWNSRKGMSTEDAMTAYITKAKEVINKYGM